The DNA sequence GAGCTGCTGAAACTGAAAGGTGAGGACCAGGACGCGGAGATACTGAATAACTCATTCTTGAACTTTCTGGAGCGTATGATCAGCCGGGTGATTCTTAAAAAATGACCCGGCTGGACCCGGTGCTTCACTTACCCCTTTATGGCACCGGCAGACATCCCTGCGATGATCTTTCTGTTAAAGAAGATGAAGAGGATGAGAGGGGGAATCGAAATGATCAGCACATCCGCAAAGAGGAGTTGCCAGGAGCTATGAAATTTACTCATAAAATTATAGAGAGTCAGCTGGACAGTCGCGTTTTTTGCTCCTGGGAAGAAGTACAGCGGGTTTACAAAGTCATTGAAAATATTCACAGAGGACAACACAATCACTGTTGCGGTCGTGGGTTTGAGCAATGGAAAGATGATTTGAAAAAACAGACGCACGGGGCCGGCGCCATCCACAATAGCTGCCTCATCAATCTGTCTGGGTATTGTCGCTGTAAATCCTTTGTACAGGAGAGTTGAAAAGGACATAGTCAGGGCGGCTTCGATCATGACCATACTGAACATGGTTTTAAAGATATTCAAAGACATCAGGAGCCAGATGGTCGGGACAATGGCCGGGGGAATAATCAAACCGGCCAGTATCAGAAAGTTGATGACCGGTGTGGCTTTATCAGTTCTTCTCTGGGATACAAATCCAGCCATGGAACAGCTGACAATCAGCACAAGAATAGAGAAGATGGTTATAAGAAAGCTATTTTTAAAGGCAATAAGAACTATCCCTTTGTTTGTGGAAAGGACTTCTGCAATATTCTGGTACAGAAGAAATTCTGCGGGAGCCTTGATATTCATCAAA is a window from the Oceanispirochaeta sp. genome containing:
- a CDS encoding carbohydrate ABC transporter permease; amino-acid sequence: MAAILFGIPFYFVINNASKNSQEASLMNIKAPAEFLLYQNIAEVLSTNKGIVLIAFKNSFLITIFSILVLIVSCSMAGFVSQRRTDKATPVINFLILAGLIIPPAIVPTIWLLMSLNIFKTMFSMVMIEAALTMSFSTLLYKGFTATIPRQIDEAAIVDGAGPVRLFFQIIFPLLKPTTATVIVLSSVNIFNDFVNPLYFFPGAKNATVQLTLYNFMSKFHSSWQLLFADVLIISIPPLILFIFFNRKIIAGMSAGAIKG